Proteins from a genomic interval of Salinarchaeum sp. Harcht-Bsk1:
- a CDS encoding aldo/keto reductase: protein MDTTPLGATGESVSELCLGPMYFGSKVDRETSFALLDRYYEAGGRFLDTANIYATWVDGYDEPESEPLVGEWLADRGVREEMTIATKLGFGYQDVPTSLDPELIHQEVDRSLERLGIDTIDLLYAHVDDPDTPQIDVMEAFGEAVDEGNVRHLGASNVPAWRVARANRIAAEQGLPRFECVQPRFSYLIPDRDAAFGGQLPTTDELVDYCTQHDLTLLPYSPTLQGCYGRDDRPIPDGYVRSENRQKLRVLEDIAEEKGVNGNTVALAWLLDRDQPTVPVLGVSTLDQLEQNLAAADLTFTDAERHRLNEIESYGFGEWDQRG from the coding sequence ATGGACACCACACCGCTCGGAGCAACCGGCGAGTCGGTCAGCGAACTGTGCCTCGGGCCGATGTACTTCGGCAGCAAGGTCGATCGGGAGACCTCTTTCGCGTTGCTCGACCGCTACTACGAGGCGGGCGGGCGCTTCCTCGACACTGCCAACATCTACGCGACGTGGGTCGACGGCTACGACGAGCCCGAGAGCGAACCGCTCGTCGGCGAGTGGCTCGCCGACCGGGGCGTGCGGGAGGAAATGACGATCGCGACGAAGCTTGGCTTCGGCTACCAGGACGTGCCGACGAGCCTCGATCCCGAACTCATTCACCAGGAGGTCGACCGCAGTCTGGAGCGCCTCGGCATCGACACGATCGATCTACTCTACGCCCACGTCGACGACCCCGACACGCCACAGATCGACGTGATGGAAGCCTTCGGCGAGGCCGTCGACGAAGGCAACGTCCGGCATCTCGGCGCGAGCAACGTCCCGGCCTGGCGCGTCGCGCGAGCGAACCGCATCGCCGCCGAACAGGGCCTTCCCCGGTTCGAGTGCGTCCAGCCTCGCTTCTCGTATCTGATCCCCGACCGGGACGCCGCTTTCGGCGGACAGCTGCCGACGACGGACGAACTCGTCGACTACTGCACACAGCACGACCTGACGCTCCTGCCGTACTCCCCGACGCTGCAGGGGTGTTACGGTCGCGACGACCGACCGATTCCCGACGGCTACGTCCGGTCGGAGAACCGCCAGAAGCTACGCGTGCTCGAGGACATCGCCGAGGAGAAGGGAGTGAATGGCAACACGGTCGCACTCGCCTGGCTGCTCGACCGAGACCAGCCGACCGTGCCTGTCCTCGGCGTCAGCACGCTCGACCAACTCGAGCAGAACCTCGCGGCCGCCGATCTCACCTTCACCGACGCCGAGCGCCACCGTCTGAACGAAATCGAGTCCTACGGCTTCGGCGAGTGGGACCAGCGGGGGTAA
- a CDS encoding tyrosine-type recombinase/integrase has protein sequence MMKDNLEPISPVEAKEMYLDARKREVSQSTLDGYHYRLKHFIRWCKEVEGIENMNSLSGRDLQRYKTWRRDDGDLKPISLEGQLDALRIFIRWCGSIDAVEQDLHENFEAIMPSLDKTDEQSESILGTEQAESLIEYQRKFEYASRSHVIMEILWHTGIRLGALHALDIDDYDENAERLAIYHRPKSGTPLKNGKEGERMVALNAEVCRTIEDWRDNHRHRVRDDYDRNPLLTSRNGRMNRSSIRDAVYMVTRPCYYAAECPEGRNPDDCEAAEYGGYSKCPVNVSPHDIRRGSITHFLTEDVPEKVVSDRMNVGQDVLDKHYDKRDEEVKVEQRRGYLDNI, from the coding sequence ATGATGAAGGACAATCTCGAACCCATTTCGCCTGTTGAGGCGAAGGAAATGTACCTTGACGCGAGGAAACGAGAAGTATCGCAATCGACCCTCGACGGCTATCACTATCGGCTGAAACACTTCATCCGATGGTGCAAGGAGGTTGAGGGAATCGAGAATATGAATTCCCTCTCCGGACGGGACTTGCAGAGATACAAAACCTGGCGGAGAGATGACGGGGACTTGAAACCCATCTCCCTTGAGGGCCAACTCGATGCCCTTCGGATATTCATTCGCTGGTGCGGGTCTATCGATGCAGTCGAACAGGATCTCCATGAGAATTTCGAGGCGATAATGCCGAGTCTCGATAAGACCGATGAGCAGAGCGAAAGCATCCTCGGTACCGAGCAAGCTGAGTCTCTAATCGAGTACCAGCGGAAATTCGAGTATGCCTCCCGCTCCCACGTAATCATGGAGATTCTATGGCATACTGGTATTCGACTCGGAGCCCTACACGCCCTGGATATTGATGACTACGATGAGAACGCCGAACGGCTGGCAATCTATCATCGGCCAAAGAGCGGGACTCCTCTCAAGAACGGGAAAGAAGGGGAGCGAATGGTCGCTCTGAACGCCGAAGTATGCAGGACTATCGAGGACTGGCGGGATAATCATCGCCATAGAGTGAGGGATGATTATGACCGGAATCCTCTCCTCACGAGCCGAAACGGGAGGATGAATCGGTCGAGTATCCGGGATGCAGTCTATATGGTGACTCGGCCTTGCTATTACGCCGCGGAATGCCCAGAGGGACGGAATCCCGATGACTGCGAGGCTGCAGAATATGGTGGATACAGCAAGTGCCCGGTGAACGTATCTCCCCATGATATCCGGCGTGGCTCAATAACCCACTTTCTGACCGAGGACGTTCCCGAGAAGGTGGTATCTGACCGGATGAACGTAGGGCAAGACGTTCTGGACAAGCACTACGATAAGCGAGATGAGGAGGTGAAGGTCGAACAACGGCGGGGCTACCTCGACAATATCTGA
- a CDS encoding acyl-CoA dehydrogenase family protein, protein MDEGFDYGQFDRGRHMNYWTYDRTLQRELRRVYDAGEYEWAEPRLSEFGHLIGHTVADNADYIDDHGPELDTYDRFGEVQNFVRYPAEQFENEQAVYEAGIVADAFEAPPGRDEPMPISHYLGMLQLLSYAEGGGFGCPVAMTAGAALVLEKFDDGELEPYYDALVSRDYDDLIEGAMFLTEEQGGSDVGAIETTASDDEEVDCWRLAGEKWFCSNIDAEGTLALARTEDAPEGTAGLSMFLVPHGDPVGDPAAHIDADQDADAGGGPGGTSWQGDVLTKGARNDFDGAPPPEALNDQLYRRLKDKLGTIAVPTGEVEFDDTAAFLVGEEENGFKQMAEMLNLERLSNAAAACGVMGRSLLESKIRAADREAFGQPIDEYPLMREDLVDMAVDYEATTAFTHEAGRLLSERERAERAGEGDTDDAQHAYRLLRLLTPIAKLRTARMAIDTASYAMEIQGGNGYVNDFVTHRLLRDAQVLPIWEGTENVLSLDVLRALDREDAHEPLFDVMQRRLNAVSSDELADAAATVEAEYHDLAEALATVASEDEAYAQLSAKRLAHYVFEVFTAALLLEEADRALDDGDGRMALVARRFVDRELRDPDARGITSRDRFPIEHFEAIVQYESVAPERIDATGAVGESVD, encoded by the coding sequence ATGGACGAGGGATTCGACTACGGCCAGTTCGACCGCGGCCGGCACATGAACTACTGGACGTACGACCGGACGCTCCAGCGCGAACTCCGGCGGGTCTACGACGCAGGCGAATACGAGTGGGCCGAGCCACGCCTCTCCGAGTTCGGCCACCTGATCGGGCACACGGTCGCCGACAACGCCGATTACATCGACGACCACGGTCCCGAGCTCGATACCTACGACCGGTTCGGCGAGGTCCAGAACTTCGTTCGGTACCCGGCCGAGCAGTTCGAGAACGAGCAGGCGGTCTACGAGGCCGGTATCGTCGCCGACGCGTTCGAGGCGCCGCCAGGCCGGGACGAGCCGATGCCGATCTCGCACTACCTCGGGATGCTCCAGCTGCTGTCCTACGCCGAGGGCGGCGGCTTCGGCTGCCCCGTCGCGATGACTGCTGGCGCCGCGCTCGTCCTCGAGAAGTTCGACGACGGCGAACTCGAGCCGTACTACGACGCGCTGGTCAGCAGGGACTACGACGACCTGATCGAGGGTGCGATGTTCCTCACCGAGGAGCAGGGCGGCAGCGACGTCGGCGCCATCGAGACGACCGCGAGCGACGACGAGGAGGTGGATTGCTGGCGGCTCGCCGGCGAGAAGTGGTTCTGCTCGAACATCGACGCCGAGGGGACGCTTGCACTCGCACGAACGGAGGACGCACCGGAGGGGACCGCCGGCCTCTCGATGTTCCTCGTCCCGCACGGCGATCCGGTCGGCGACCCGGCAGCCCATATCGACGCCGATCAGGACGCTGATGCTGGTGGCGGACCGGGTGGCACTTCCTGGCAGGGCGACGTGTTGACGAAGGGTGCCCGGAACGATTTCGACGGCGCACCACCGCCCGAGGCGCTCAACGACCAGCTGTACCGCCGACTCAAGGACAAACTCGGAACGATCGCGGTGCCCACCGGGGAGGTCGAGTTCGACGACACCGCGGCCTTCCTCGTCGGCGAGGAGGAGAACGGGTTCAAGCAGATGGCGGAGATGCTCAACCTCGAACGGCTCTCCAACGCCGCAGCCGCCTGCGGGGTCATGGGCCGATCGCTGCTGGAGAGCAAGATCCGGGCCGCCGATCGCGAGGCGTTCGGTCAGCCGATCGACGAGTACCCGCTCATGCGCGAGGATCTCGTGGACATGGCCGTGGACTACGAGGCGACGACGGCGTTCACGCATGAGGCTGGCCGACTGCTCTCCGAGCGCGAGCGCGCCGAACGCGCTGGCGAGGGTGACACGGACGATGCCCAGCACGCGTACCGCCTGCTCAGGCTCCTCACGCCGATCGCAAAGCTCCGCACCGCGAGGATGGCGATCGACACCGCCTCCTACGCGATGGAGATCCAGGGCGGCAACGGCTACGTGAACGACTTCGTCACCCACCGACTGCTCCGCGACGCCCAGGTGTTACCGATCTGGGAGGGCACCGAGAACGTCCTCTCGCTGGACGTCCTCCGGGCGCTCGACCGCGAAGACGCCCACGAGCCCTTGTTCGACGTGATGCAGCGACGGCTGAACGCCGTGTCCAGCGACGAACTCGCCGACGCCGCCGCGACCGTCGAGGCGGAGTACCACGACCTCGCCGAGGCGCTCGCGACGGTGGCGAGCGAGGACGAGGCGTACGCACAGCTCTCGGCGAAGCGACTCGCCCACTACGTGTTCGAGGTCTTCACCGCCGCGCTGTTGCTCGAAGAAGCCGACCGCGCGCTCGACGACGGCGACGGTCGGATGGCCCTCGTCGCGCGACGGTTCGTCGACCGGGAGCTTCGTGATCCTGACGCTCGGGGCATCACCAGCAGGGATCGGTTCCCGATCGAGCACTTCGAAGCGATCGTGCAGTACGAGTCGGTGGCACCGGAGCGGATCGACGCGACTGGCGCAGTCGGCGAGTCAGTCGACTGA
- a CDS encoding SRPBCC family protein has translation MNYDLGLVRTDRGRRIELGREVPVSAAAAWTVLSEVAYWNAWGPPVTDVEYPDERVSPQTSGHVRVFGLFWVPFRIETVDGMEWTWSVRGMTPPADGHGVEDLGDGHSRVFLQLPLWAPWYLLVCAVALRRLGKVARQEGSRH, from the coding sequence GTGAACTACGACCTCGGGCTCGTTCGGACGGACCGGGGACGACGAATCGAACTCGGGCGTGAGGTCCCCGTCTCGGCTGCGGCTGCGTGGACGGTCCTCTCGGAGGTCGCCTACTGGAACGCGTGGGGGCCACCGGTGACCGACGTCGAGTATCCGGACGAGCGAGTCAGCCCGCAGACGAGTGGCCACGTCCGGGTGTTCGGTCTGTTCTGGGTTCCCTTTCGGATCGAGACGGTCGACGGGATGGAGTGGACCTGGTCCGTTCGGGGCATGACCCCGCCGGCCGACGGCCACGGCGTCGAGGATCTGGGCGACGGCCACAGCCGAGTCTTTCTCCAACTGCCGCTGTGGGCGCCGTGGTACCTGCTCGTGTGTGCGGTTGCACTGCGACGTCTCGGGAAGGTTGCCCGCCAGGAAGGGTCACGGCACTGA
- a CDS encoding glyoxalase/bleomycin resistance protein/dioxygenase codes for MSGIVFFRTERRSEVTAFYTDRLGFDRWLEQDGGCTILQYDNLLVGFCDSDSTDTEGIVTVVLEDEAAVDDLYRELSDIAHDPPEANDEFEIYQFFADDPDGRTVEVQTFRNPAPPTNSTR; via the coding sequence ATGTCGGGAATCGTGTTCTTCCGGACCGAGCGCCGCTCCGAGGTGACCGCGTTCTACACAGACAGACTCGGGTTCGACCGCTGGCTCGAACAGGACGGCGGGTGCACCATCCTCCAGTACGACAATCTCCTCGTCGGATTCTGCGACTCGGACTCGACGGACACCGAGGGGATCGTCACGGTGGTTCTCGAGGACGAAGCGGCGGTCGACGACCTCTACCGCGAACTCTCCGATATCGCACACGACCCGCCCGAAGCGAACGACGAGTTCGAGATCTACCAGTTCTTCGCGGACGATCCCGACGGGAGAACGGTCGAGGTACAGACGTTTCGCAACCCGGCGCCGCCGACGAATTCGACGCGTTGA
- a CDS encoding DMT family transporter: MIAESGIAFALVAAVAWGLVLFGSKRYFSQFRSVTFLSVAFAFAALWYAPVSAAAALSGSGSATLSTEVVAVVVGTIGLLTLAQYLMFKGIELGEVSYVSPITRVAPVFVVPLEVALLGEHLTPLQLAGVVVATGAVYVANYEGGDLLLPLRRAVTYTPGQLALGSALVLAALSVSQRYMLQELGVASTVWIGIKLAGAAVLLAPLGWVRAERTAIVAALPQFVVLGGVLALAEHFIGRSFATLSASVAAPIISVQSIVAVLLGGLVLREANLGIRLVAAVTAIGGITLVALP, translated from the coding sequence ATGATCGCCGAATCTGGCATCGCGTTCGCACTCGTCGCCGCAGTGGCCTGGGGGCTCGTTCTCTTCGGAAGCAAACGGTACTTCTCGCAGTTTCGCTCCGTGACCTTTCTCTCCGTCGCGTTCGCGTTCGCGGCGCTCTGGTACGCACCCGTGAGCGCTGCTGCGGCGCTGTCGGGCAGTGGGTCGGCGACGCTGTCGACGGAGGTCGTTGCTGTCGTGGTGGGAACGATCGGGCTGCTCACGCTGGCGCAGTACCTCATGTTCAAGGGAATCGAACTGGGCGAGGTCTCCTACGTCTCGCCGATTACGAGGGTCGCGCCCGTGTTCGTCGTCCCACTGGAGGTCGCACTGCTCGGCGAGCACCTGACGCCGCTCCAGCTCGCTGGCGTCGTCGTCGCGACCGGGGCCGTCTACGTCGCGAACTACGAGGGCGGGGACCTCCTCCTTCCGCTTCGGCGAGCCGTCACGTACACGCCCGGCCAGCTAGCGCTGGGCAGTGCACTCGTTCTCGCGGCGCTCAGCGTCTCCCAGCGCTACATGCTGCAGGAACTCGGCGTCGCTTCGACCGTCTGGATCGGCATCAAACTTGCCGGCGCGGCGGTGTTGCTCGCACCGCTCGGCTGGGTTCGCGCCGAGCGAACGGCGATCGTCGCTGCGTTGCCGCAGTTCGTCGTCCTCGGCGGCGTGCTGGCGCTCGCCGAGCACTTCATCGGGCGATCCTTCGCGACCCTCTCCGCCAGCGTCGCCGCACCGATCATCAGCGTGCAATCCATCGTCGCGGTCCTGCTCGGCGGCCTGGTGCTCCGGGAGGCGAACCTCGGCATTCGCCTCGTCGCCGCAGTGACCGCAATCGGTGGGATCACGCTGGTCGCGCTTCCCTGA
- a CDS encoding pyridoxamine 5'-phosphate oxidase family protein has product MSSNRMDALEIADFLDTQHTGVLAMGRDDVGYGIPLSFAYDEDGPYVYFRLAYADGGQKREFVEAADSVAFVVHDDTEEGWKSVVAEGPIETQSETTFDAQLIEATKQLDIPYFSVHDRPAEGLEFVIARIDVADLTGVIEVGSDR; this is encoded by the coding sequence ATGAGTAGCAACCGCATGGACGCCCTTGAAATCGCAGACTTCCTCGACACCCAGCACACCGGCGTCCTCGCAATGGGACGAGACGACGTCGGGTACGGAATCCCGCTCTCGTTTGCCTACGACGAGGACGGTCCATACGTCTACTTCCGACTGGCCTACGCGGACGGGGGACAGAAACGGGAGTTCGTCGAGGCAGCCGATTCGGTGGCGTTCGTGGTGCACGACGATACCGAGGAGGGGTGGAAGAGCGTCGTGGCCGAGGGGCCGATCGAGACGCAGTCGGAGACGACGTTCGACGCCCAGCTTATCGAGGCCACGAAGCAACTCGACATTCCGTACTTCTCCGTTCACGACCGACCTGCCGAGGGCCTCGAGTTCGTCATCGCTCGGATCGACGTCGCGGACCTGACAGGCGTGATCGAGGTCGGTTCGGATCGCTAA
- a CDS encoding PAS domain S-box protein: MVASFGRNTTFSSPPGDEEPISILHVDDNVDFGEMAATFIERNHDRFDVEVAASATEGLERLAEADVDCIVSDYEMPGMNGLEFLEAVREEHPGLPFILFTGKGSEDVASEAISAGVTDYLQKKSGSDQFTVLANRIENAVTQARAEHRLEESQRRFRTLLSNVPGMAYRCRNERGWPMRFVSDGCAELTGYERSDLVDGEVSYGRDVVHPDDRDRVWESVQDAVAAREPFRVEYRIRTADGAEKWVWEQGQGVFEDGEPVAVEGFITDVTDRKESQERLEYQSSLLEAQMETTIDGLLIVDEDRTVVSYNDRFAEMWEIPEELVGAESEGALLDWAVENKVAEPEAFRDHVEKLYEGTEETSRDEVRLTDGRVFDRYSAPVIGDDGTNYGRLWVFRDITERKEHEQELERKEFLFGRVQEIADVGVWELDPETDDLTWSDGIRHIHGVPDDYEPNLEDAIDFYHPDDRDDIASAVTRAIEDGEEYDLELRIVRPDGTVRDIRARGEVSTDEHGETDLVRGVFQDITEQKERERKLQIYEYACRSALSGIAIANFDGELRSVNPAFCEMWGYEEKADVVGRSVTDFWDECNAATSVVDAVKETGSWEGELKAVRDDGTTFDAYSSASYVTNDEGESIALMSSFVDVTDRKRRERELEEEREKYATLVEQSHDGVLIIQNAEFVFVNSRLAAITGYKEAELRGMTFADIIAPEERRRIQERYERRLDGDADSPPSRYTLTFETKEGRERVAEVSAARIQYEGAPADLASVRDVTDREQYEDRLERLNEKLQVLNRVVRHDIRNDMAIMLGWGEQLEAHVDDAGAEHLEKILTSGEHIVELTEIARDYVETLTSEEEVDLKPTRLQQVLANEIALRREAHPDAEISVDAPVPDVAVRANEMLSSVFRNLLNNAVQHNDEDTPMVEIGAEEREDDVSVAIADNGPGIPEAQRERIFGRGEMSLESSGTGIGLYLVQTLVDQYGGDVRVEDNEPEGAVFTVTLPKVD; encoded by the coding sequence ATGGTCGCCTCCTTCGGCAGGAATACTACTTTCTCGAGTCCACCTGGTGACGAGGAGCCGATTTCTATTCTCCACGTCGACGACAACGTCGACTTCGGCGAGATGGCTGCCACGTTCATCGAACGGAATCACGACCGGTTCGACGTCGAAGTGGCAGCCAGTGCTACCGAAGGACTCGAGCGACTCGCTGAAGCGGACGTCGATTGCATCGTCAGCGACTACGAGATGCCCGGCATGAACGGGCTCGAATTTCTAGAAGCCGTGCGCGAAGAGCACCCCGGCCTGCCGTTTATCTTATTTACCGGAAAGGGTAGCGAGGATGTTGCAAGCGAGGCCATCTCGGCAGGCGTCACCGATTACCTCCAGAAGAAGTCCGGCTCCGACCAGTTCACCGTCCTGGCCAACCGTATCGAAAACGCGGTGACCCAGGCCAGAGCGGAACACCGCCTCGAGGAAAGTCAGCGACGCTTCCGGACGCTGCTCAGCAACGTCCCGGGAATGGCCTATCGCTGTCGAAACGAACGGGGCTGGCCGATGCGTTTCGTCAGCGACGGCTGTGCGGAACTCACGGGGTACGAGCGGTCGGACCTCGTCGACGGCGAGGTCAGTTACGGCCGAGACGTCGTGCATCCCGACGACCGCGATCGAGTCTGGGAATCCGTCCAGGACGCAGTAGCGGCGAGAGAGCCGTTCCGCGTCGAATATCGCATCCGGACTGCTGACGGCGCGGAGAAGTGGGTCTGGGAGCAGGGCCAGGGCGTGTTCGAAGACGGCGAACCCGTCGCTGTCGAGGGATTCATCACGGACGTCACGGACCGGAAGGAGTCGCAGGAACGACTCGAGTACCAGTCCTCGCTGCTGGAAGCACAGATGGAGACGACGATCGACGGGCTACTCATCGTCGACGAGGACCGGACTGTCGTCTCCTACAACGACCGGTTCGCCGAAATGTGGGAGATCCCTGAAGAACTGGTCGGCGCAGAATCGGAGGGAGCGTTGCTGGACTGGGCCGTCGAGAACAAGGTTGCGGAGCCGGAGGCGTTTCGAGATCATGTCGAGAAACTCTACGAAGGCACCGAGGAGACGAGTCGCGACGAAGTCCGGCTCACGGACGGCCGGGTCTTCGACCGCTATTCGGCGCCGGTCATCGGCGACGACGGCACCAACTACGGGCGCCTCTGGGTGTTCCGCGATATCACAGAGCGCAAAGAGCACGAGCAGGAACTCGAACGAAAAGAATTCCTGTTCGGTCGGGTCCAGGAAATCGCCGACGTCGGCGTCTGGGAGTTAGATCCAGAGACGGACGACCTCACCTGGTCCGACGGAATCCGTCACATCCACGGGGTCCCTGACGACTACGAACCGAACCTGGAGGACGCAATCGACTTCTATCACCCCGACGACCGCGACGACATCGCCAGTGCGGTCACCCGGGCAATCGAGGACGGAGAGGAGTACGACCTCGAATTGCGTATCGTCCGCCCCGACGGTACTGTCCGGGACATTCGTGCACGGGGCGAAGTGAGCACGGACGAACACGGGGAGACGGACCTCGTTCGGGGGGTCTTCCAGGATATCACCGAACAAAAGGAACGCGAGCGGAAACTCCAGATCTACGAGTACGCGTGCAGGTCCGCACTGAGCGGCATCGCGATCGCGAACTTCGATGGCGAGTTACGATCGGTCAATCCCGCCTTCTGTGAGATGTGGGGATACGAGGAGAAAGCGGACGTCGTCGGGCGATCGGTCACTGACTTCTGGGACGAGTGCAATGCCGCTACGAGCGTCGTCGACGCGGTCAAAGAGACGGGGAGCTGGGAAGGTGAGCTCAAAGCAGTTCGCGACGACGGAACCACCTTCGACGCCTACAGCTCGGCGAGCTACGTGACCAACGACGAGGGAGAATCGATCGCGCTCATGTCGTCGTTCGTCGATGTCACCGACCGAAAGCGACGCGAACGGGAACTCGAAGAGGAGCGCGAGAAATACGCGACGCTGGTGGAACAGAGCCACGACGGCGTCTTGATCATCCAGAACGCGGAGTTCGTCTTCGTCAACTCCCGGCTGGCGGCCATTACGGGCTACAAAGAAGCGGAACTCCGGGGGATGACGTTTGCCGATATTATCGCGCCGGAGGAGCGACGACGCATCCAGGAGCGGTACGAGCGACGACTGGATGGGGATGCTGACTCGCCGCCGTCGCGGTATACCCTGACTTTCGAGACCAAGGAGGGACGCGAGCGAGTCGCCGAAGTCAGTGCCGCTCGCATCCAGTACGAGGGCGCGCCGGCCGATCTCGCGTCGGTCCGGGACGTAACCGATCGAGAGCAGTACGAAGACAGGTTGGAACGGCTCAACGAGAAGTTGCAGGTGCTGAATCGGGTCGTTCGCCACGACATCCGCAACGACATGGCGATCATGCTCGGATGGGGCGAACAACTCGAAGCCCACGTCGACGACGCGGGAGCGGAGCACCTGGAGAAGATCCTCACGAGCGGCGAACATATCGTCGAGCTAACAGAGATTGCCCGTGACTACGTCGAGACGCTGACGAGCGAGGAGGAGGTCGACCTCAAGCCGACGCGATTACAGCAAGTACTCGCGAACGAAATCGCCCTCCGTCGGGAGGCGCACCCGGATGCAGAGATCAGCGTCGACGCACCGGTTCCGGACGTCGCTGTTCGGGCGAACGAGATGCTCTCCTCGGTGTTCCGGAACCTCTTGAACAACGCCGTTCAGCACAACGACGAGGACACCCCGATGGTCGAGATCGGTGCCGAAGAACGGGAAGACGACGTGTCCGTGGCGATCGCCGATAACGGACCGGGGATTCCTGAAGCCCAACGCGAGCGGATATTCGGGAGAGGTGAGATGAGTCTCGAAAGCAGCGGTACCGGCATCGGGCTCTATCTGGTCCAGACGCTCGTCGACCAGTACGGTGGTGATGTCAGGGTCGAAGACAACGAACCGGAAGGTGCAGTTTTCACTGTAACGCTTCCGAAAGTGGACTGA
- a CDS encoding sorbosone dehydrogenase family protein, whose product MPGAVGLQTTVAGLDAPLAVAFAPDADRRYIAERDGRILLHGPDGLQDDLFLDLRDTVQTEGEQGLLGVALHPDFSENRRLFVRYSAPLRDGMPEDYSHAFVLAEFEATADGRRARTDSERTILEIPEPRPLHNGGDLAFGPNGYLHVSVGDSGHSQNGQTVTKNLLGSILRIDVDDRAEGRAYVVPDDNPLVGQQGLDEYYAWGFRNPWRMSFDGNDLYVADVGQSSYEEVNLVENGGNYGWNIREGTHCFKADECPDETPDTVRDGERLLDPIIEYPHEGGPVSGVSVIGGAVYRGSMIPALDGRYVFADFIPEGRLFVAECPNDGDELWSTVAVEVDNEELLTRALSFGRDEDGAVYVLGTGAEGGGLFRIVPAKRLSR is encoded by the coding sequence ATGCCCGGGGCGGTTGGGCTCCAGACGACGGTCGCCGGACTGGACGCCCCGTTGGCCGTCGCGTTCGCACCCGATGCCGATCGACGGTACATCGCGGAGCGTGACGGCCGCATTCTACTCCACGGGCCGGACGGTCTGCAGGACGACCTCTTCCTCGATCTGCGGGATACGGTCCAAACCGAGGGCGAACAAGGGCTGCTCGGTGTGGCATTGCATCCGGACTTCTCAGAGAACCGGCGACTGTTCGTCCGCTATAGCGCCCCACTCCGTGACGGAATGCCGGAAGACTACAGCCACGCGTTCGTCCTCGCGGAGTTCGAGGCGACCGCCGACGGACGGCGAGCGCGGACCGACTCGGAACGAACGATCCTCGAAATCCCCGAGCCGCGGCCGCTCCACAACGGTGGCGATCTCGCCTTCGGTCCCAATGGCTACCTCCACGTTTCCGTCGGGGATAGCGGTCACTCCCAGAATGGCCAAACCGTGACCAAGAACCTCCTGGGGAGCATCTTGCGTATCGACGTAGACGATCGTGCGGAGGGACGGGCGTACGTCGTGCCAGACGACAACCCGCTCGTCGGACAACAGGGCCTCGACGAATACTACGCCTGGGGGTTCAGGAATCCGTGGCGAATGTCGTTCGATGGCAATGATCTCTACGTCGCCGACGTCGGGCAAAGCAGCTACGAGGAAGTGAACCTCGTCGAGAACGGTGGGAACTACGGCTGGAATATCAGAGAGGGGACGCACTGCTTCAAGGCAGACGAGTGTCCGGACGAGACACCCGATACCGTTCGAGACGGCGAGCGGTTACTCGATCCCATTATCGAGTATCCACACGAAGGCGGCCCAGTCAGCGGCGTCTCTGTCATCGGCGGTGCTGTCTACCGTGGCTCGATGATCCCAGCGTTGGACGGACGGTACGTCTTCGCTGATTTCATCCCAGAGGGACGGTTGTTCGTCGCTGAGTGCCCCAACGACGGGGACGAACTGTGGTCGACCGTCGCAGTCGAGGTCGATAACGAGGAACTCCTCACGCGAGCGCTTTCCTTTGGCCGCGACGAGGACGGAGCGGTGTACGTTCTCGGGACGGGAGCTGAGGGTGGCGGTCTCTTTCGGATTGTCCCTGCCAAGCGACTGAGTCGGTGA